In a genomic window of Chrysemys picta bellii isolate R12L10 chromosome 23, ASM1138683v2, whole genome shotgun sequence:
- the HDAC1 gene encoding histone deacetylase 1: MALTQGTKRKVCYYYDGDVGNYYYGQGHPMKPHRIRMTHNLLLNYGLYRKMEIYRPHKANAEEMTKYHSDDYIKFLRSIRPDNMSEYSKQMQRFNVGEDCPVFDGLFEFCQLSAGGSVASAVKLNKQQTDIAVNWAGGLHHAKKSEASGFCYVNDIVLAILELLKYHQRVLYIDIDIHHGDGVEEAFYTTDRVMTASFHKYGEYFPGTGDLRDIGAGKGKYYAVNYPLRDGIDDESYEAIFKPVISKVMETFQPSAVALQCGSDSLSGDRLGCFNLTIKGHAKCVEFVKSFNLPMLMLGGGGYTIRNVARCWTYETAVALDTEIPNELPYNDYFEYFGPDFKLHISPSNMTNQNTNEYLEKIKQRLFENLRMLPHAPGVQMQPIPEDAVQEDSGDEDEEDPDKRISMRSADKRIACDEEFSDSEDEGEGGRKNVANFKKSKRVKAEDDKEEEEKKDEKEEEKAKEEKAEPKGVKEETKSA; this comes from the exons ATGGCGCTGACACAGGGGACCAAGCGGAAAGTCTGTTACTACTATGATG GGGATGTTGGAAACTACTATTATGGCCAGGGCCATCCAATGAAACCCCACAGGATCCGAATGACCCACAACCTACTGCTGAACTACGGCCtttacagaaaaatggagatatAT CGCCCCCACAAAGCAAATGCAGAAGAAATGACCAAGTATCATAGTGATGACTACATTAAATTTCTGAGATCTATTCGCCCTGATAACATGTCTGAGTACAGCAAGCAGATGCAGAGAT TCAATGTTGGGGAAGATTGCCCGGTGTTTGATGGGTTGTTTGAGTTTTGTCAGCTGTCTGCAGGAGGCTCTGTTG CCAGCGCTGTGAAGCTGAACAAGCAACAGACAGATATTGCTGTGAATTGGGCAGGAGGCCTTCACCACGCTAAGAAATCGGAGGCTTCTGGCTTCTGTTATGTCAACGACATTGTCTTAGCCATCTTGGAGCTACTAAA GTACCACCAGAGGGTGCTGTATATTGACATTGATATTCACCATGGAGATGGCGTGGAGGAAGCCTTTTACACCACAGACCGTGTCATGACTGCATCCTTTCATAAGTATGGAGAATACTTCCCAGGAACAGGGGATCTGCGG GATATTGGTGCAGGCAAAGGCAAATATTATGCTGTCAACTATCCTCTCCGGGACGGAATTGACGATGAATCCTATGAGGCAATATTTAAGCCG GTGATCTCTAAAGTGATGGAGACGTTCCAGCCTAGTGCAGTTGCCTTACAATGTGGATCGGATTCTCTGTCAGGGGACAGATTGGGCTGTTTTAATCTGACCATCAAAG GTCATGCCAAGTGTGTGGAGTTCGTAAAGAGTTTTAACTTGCCTATGCTGATGCTAGGAGGGGGTGGCTACACAATCCGCAACGTGGCTAGATGCTGGACTTATGAGACTGCTGTGGCTTTGGACACGGAAATTCCAAATG AGCTTCCATATAATGACTATTTTGAATACTTTGGACCAGACTTTAAGCTCCACATCAGTCCTTCGAACATGACCAACCAGAACACCAATGAGTATCTTGAGAAGATTAA GCAGCGGCTATTTGAGAATCTACGCATGCTCCCTCATGCCCCTGGTGTCCAGATGCAGCCAATTCCTGAGGATGCCGTGCAGGAGGACAGTGGAGATGAAGATGAAGAGGATCCTGACAAACGCATTTCAA TGCGCTCTGCTGACAAGAGAATAGCCTGTGATGAAGAATTCTCAGACTCTGAAGATGAAGGGGAAGGTGGTCGCAAAAATGTTGCCAATTTTAAGAAGTCCAAGCGCGTAAAAGCAGAAGATgataaggaggaggaggagaagaaag atgagaaagaagaggaaaaagccaaagaggagaaagCAGAACCCAAAGG